The sequence TAGGCAATCGCCCCCGCATGGGTGACGATCGCCACCGTCTGCTCGGGATGAGCTTCGGCGATTCCCCGAATCGCCGTTTCGATCCGGCGGTACAACTGCGGACGCGATTCGCCGTCTTCCCAGGCAAATTCGTCGTCCCCCGGATTCAGCGCGCGATCCACCATCTCCTTGTGCCGCTCGTACAGGGAGAGGATCGGCTGCCCGTCAAATTTTCCAAAATTCATCTCTTTTAACCCATCTCGATAAAGGACTGACAATCCCAGCCGTTCGGCAATGATCTCCGCCGTTTGGGCGGCCCGCAGCAGCGGGCTCGCGTAGATCGCGTGAATCGGCTTGCCTTGCCGGACCCGGTGCTGCAAACAGTCGGCAACGCATTCCGCCTGCCGGATGCCCGCCTCATTCAGCGGTGTATCCGTCCAGCCGGAAAGGCGGTATTGCAAGTTGTCATCCGTCATGCCATGCCGGATCAAAATCAATCTTGTCATGGAACCCACCTTGGTGCATCATGGAAATGTACATCGTCTACTAGGCCTATTATATACGGGATCGATGACAATTGAGATGGCAGAGGTGTTCCGGATGTGGAAATTATTGGCGACGATCAGGGAACTGGACCGGGAGGCGATGCGCCTTGCAAGCGAACGGCACAACCGGTTGACCAAACCGCCGGGCAGTCTCGGACGGTTGGAGGAGATCGCCATTCGCTTGGCGGGAATTCAAGGGCAGCCGATTCCGGCGGCGGCACCGGCGGCAGTCGTCGTGATGGCGGGCGATCACGGTGTGACGGAAGAGGGGGTTTCGGCGTACCCTGCCGAAGTCACCGTGCAGATGGTGCTTAATTTTCTGGCGGGCGGGGCTGCCATCAACGCCCTGGCGCGAAATGCCAACGCGGATGTGCATGTGGTGGATGTCGGTGTGAAGGCGGATATTCCCGCAGGTCAGGTGACGGAAGCAGCGACCACGGGTGTGCAAGAAAAAGAAGCCGATTCAGCCGGACGCTCCGCCAGCCGTCTATGGGTCGAAAAAGTGCGGTATGGTACCGCAAATCTGGCGAAAGAGCCGGCGATGACGCGGGAAGAAGCGGAGCGGGCGCTGTCGGTCGGCTGGGAGATGGGCCGCAGGCTGCATGAACAAGGGTATAAAATCGTAGCGCTTGGCGAAATGGGAATCGGCAATACGACGGCGAGCGCTGCGGTGGCGTCCGTTCTGACAGGCAGACCGGTGCAGGAAGTGGCAGGGGCCGGAACCGGCCTTGGTGCGGAAGGAGTCAACCGCAAAATCGAGGTGATCCGGCAAGCGATCGTGCTGCATTCCCCCGATCCGTCCGATCCGGTCGATGTGTTGGCCAAAATCGGCGGCCTGGAAATCGCGGGACTGGCCGGACTGACCTTGGCCTGCGCCGCCCACCGGATGGCTGTTGTGGTGGACGGGTTTATCACCAGCGCCGCGGCGCTGGTCGCAGCCAAGATCGAACCGGACGTGCGGCCCTACCTGTTTGCTTCCCACCGCTCGGTGGAGCCGGGTCACCGCGTTGTTTTGGAGGCGTTGGATCTGGAGCCGCTGTTCGATTTTTCAATGCGGTTGGGGGAAGGATCGGGCGCCGCGCTGGCGCTGCCCATGCTGCAGGCGGCAGCACGGGTTCTCGCCGAAATGGCCACGTTTGACGAAGCGGGCGTCTCCGATGCAACCGCTTAAACGACAAGTGCTGGTACCGGATGTAACCCTGGAACACTATGACAAACGGCTGCTGGTAAAAAGCGGGATTCCGCTCTCCGCCGTCAGTTCGGCGATTTATAACGGCGGGCGGCAGGAGGGCATACGTTGCATCTTCAATTTCACCGTGAATAAAGGCTACTGTTCCAGTGATCCGATCGAGGATTTGCGCCGCGAGGCAAGCCGTCTGGGACTGCCGGAGCGGACGATCGGCCTCATGACGGCGGTGGATGTGAAAAACGCGGCGGTGGCGATCGAGCCGCACGACGATGCGGACGATGCGCCGTTCAGTCTGGTCGGCTTATCCAGCGCAGGGCCTGTTGCCAGTCGGGAACAGGCGGATGGCACCACCGCTCCGGCCGAGACTCGCCACCCGCTGCGCGTCGCAGCCGTTGTCACCGCCGGTATCAGCAACGCATGGCGGGCGGGCGTTTGGCCTTCTTATTTGCAGGAAACGGCTCCTGCGGTGGCTGATGCGCACCGAACGGGGAAGATCACCCGGACACCGGCCCCCTACCGGCCGGGCACGATCAACATAATCGTGCTGGTCGAGGGACAACTGTCCGATGCCGCGTTGGTGAATGCGGTGATGACAGTAACAGAGGCGAAAACGGCGATTTTTTATGAACGGGACATTCGCTGTCCGGCGAGCGGGCGGATGGCGACCGGCACCACGACGGATGCGGTCGTGGTTGCAATGACAGGCCGCGGCGAAGAACTGCCATACGCGGGGCCGGGGACTGTCGTCGGAGCGTTGATGGCGCGGGCCGTCAGCCGGGCGTTGAACGTGGCGCTCGACAGCAGGGAGCAGAACAGGTGAACACTGCGATGGTTGCAACGGACCGGGGCGGGCCCCTGACGAAACGGCAACGCTATCAGGCGGTCCGCATAGCCCCACCCGGTACAAACGCAGGCTGCCGGCGAGACGGGTGAGTTGAATCGGGACGTTTGAGAGAGACGGGTGATCGTGTGGGCAAAAGTGCAAAGTTGGTGCTGGTAATCGGCGGTTCTCGCAGCGGGAAAAGCCGGTTTGCGGAAGCGTATTGTGCGAACTTGCAAAAACAGGCGGGCCTGCCTGTCACCTATATTGCCACCTGCCCGCGGATCGACGCGGAACTGGAAGCGAGGATCGCCGCGCATGTCGCCCGGCGGCCTGCTGAGTGGGGCTGTATTGAGGAGGCGACCCGCGTCGCCCAGCGGATACGGGAATTGGACGGTTCCGCAGGAATCCTCCTGCTCGATTGCCTGTCACTGCTCCTGAACAACTGGCGCTGGGAGGCGGAACAGCGAGGCAAAGCAGGCGGGTGTTTGGGTGAAGCGGTACAGCGATCGGCAGACGGTGAAACAGATAGACCGGGCGATGGAGAAGCAGTCTGTTTATCCGACGAACAAGTGGCCGAACTGACGGAAGAGCTGCTGCAGGCGTGCAAACAGTATCCGCACCCGGTGGTGATCGTGACGAGCGAGGTCGGAGCGGGTATCGTGCCGGAATCCAAATCGCTGCGGGCCTATCGCGATCAACTCGGCTTGATGAACCAGTTGGCCGCCCGCGAAGCGGATGCGGTCTACGCTGTAATGGCGGGGATCCCGGTGAATTTGAAGGAGCTGCAGGTGCGGTTATGATCGATGTGTACGTGGCATTTGTGCTCGACCTTTTGATCGGCGACCCGCGCTGGCTGCCCCACCCGGTGGTGTGGATCGGCAAGCTGTCCGGCTGGCTGGAGACAGTTTTGCGGCGGTTGTTCCGGGCGCCTGCGCGGGAAGCGGCGAAAGCGGATGCGACGGTGTTAGCCAAACGGGAAAAATGGGCCGGTGTGCTGCTTGCGGCATTGGTCGTGGGGGCGAGCGGTGGAGCGGTGCTCGGCTTGCTCTGGCTGGCCGGCCACATTCACCCGTGGCTGGCCGTGTTCGCCAACATCTGGCTCATCTCGACGACGATCGCCGTTCGCGGCCTGGCGGAAGCGGGCAACGGGATTCGGCGGGCGCTGGCGGCAGGCGAGCTGGAACGGGCGAGGCAGTTGGCCGGATGGATTGTCAGCCGGGATACGCGGCAACTGCCGGAACCGGAGGTGGTGCGGGCCGCCGTGGAAAGCGTCGCGGAAAATATTGTGGACGCTGTGGTGGCGCCGCTTTTTTATGCGATGCTCGGCGGCGCTCCGCTGGCGATGGTATACCGGGCGGCCAACACGCTTGATTCAATGGTCGGCTACAAGAATGATCGTTACCTGCATTTTGGATGGGCATCGGCCCGACTCGATGATCTGTTAAACTGGATTCCCGCCCGGATTACCGGTTTGTTGGTCGTGGCAGCCGCCTGGATTCTGCGCCATTCGGCCGCCGGTGCCTGGCGGACGATCCGGCGGGATGCGGCCAAACACCCAAGCCCGAACAGCGGCATCCCGGAATCGGGGGTGGCCGGGGCGCTCGGCATCCGGCTCGGCGGGCGCAACATCTATCACGGACGGGAGTCGTTTCGCGCCTACATGGGAGAACCTCTGCACGAACTGGCCCCGATCCACATCCGGCAGACGATCCGTATTTTGTATGTCAGTGCAGGCTTGATGTTGGCCGCCGGCGGTATCGTATGGTGGATGTTGGCGGCGGCAGGAGCAGCGTATCCAGTCGGGAGGTGACCCCGTTTTGCGTATCGTACAGGAATGGAAAATGGCCGTTCAGTTTCTGACACGCCTTCCGTGGCCGGAGAAGCCGGCGGCCGAACCGGCCCCATTCGATGAAACGGCGTTTGTTCGGAGCGTCCGCTGGTACCCGTATGTAGGGCTGCTGATCGGCGGCATTCTGGTTGGATTGTCTCATTTGTTTTTCGCCTTCCTGCCTGCCGTGGTTGCCGGTGTCCTGCTGGTGATCGCGGAGATTGCAGTGACCGGCGGCCTGCATCTCGACGGCCTGATGGACACGGCGGACGGGCTGTTGAGCGGCCGCGACCGCGAACGGAAGCTGGCGATCATGAAAGACAGCCGGGTCGGCGCGATGGGCGTCATCTCGTTTGTCTGCCTGTTTGCGTTAAAATGGGCGTTGTTCACAACTGCCGGCCCCCATTTTCCAGGAGTTCTTCTCCTGATGCCGGCGGTCGGCCGGTTTGCGATGGTGTGGGCGATCGCTCATTACCCGCCCGCCCGGCAAGAGGGAATGGGGGTTGCGCTGGCCGGCCGGGTGCCGGTTGCCCAGCTACTGGGGACGGGGATGGTGTTGAGTTTGCCGCTGATTTTGTGGCAAGTGAAAGGATTTGTCGTGCTCTGCGTCTGCTGGCTGGTGTTCTGGTGGTTCACCCGGAGCATGGTTCGCTCGCTGGGCGGTCTGACGGGCGATACATACGGGGCGCTCTGCGAACTGACGGAGGCGGTTTTTTTATTGGCAGCGACCGCGATTCTGGCACGATGAAGGGGAAGTGATACCGTGCAGCATGGAGGCAATATCACCCGCTACCAGCGGGAATGGGGATGGAGCCGCGAGGAAATGGTCGACTTCAGTGCGAATCTGAATCCGCTTGGGCCGCCCGTATCGGTTATGCAGGCGATTCAGCAGGCGCTCCCTCGCATCGTCGACTATCCTGATCCGCTTGGGCAGGATGTGCTGTCCGCATTGGCAAAAAAATGGGCGCTGCCGGAAAGCCACTTTTTGCTCGGGAATGGGGCCGCGGAGCTTATTTTTCTGGCGATGCGGCTGATTCGCCCGCGGCGCGTTGCGACTGTCGCGCCCGCATTCCGCGAATACGAACAGGCCGCCCGGGTGGAGGGGGCGGAGATTGTGCGGGTTCCGCTAACGGCTGAAACCGGTTTTGCAGTCGAGCCGGAACCACTGATGCGGGTGCTGCACGAGGTCGATATGCTGGTTCTCGCCAATCCGAACAATCCCACGGGACGGTGCGTCGAGCCGGCCATTTTGGACAGATTGCTGGCGGCAGCCAAAGAGATGGACAAGTGGTTGCTGGTCGACGAGGCGTTTCTCGATTTTCTGCCGGATGACGAGACACGCAGTTTGATCAGCCAGGTGCCCGTCGCGGACAAGCTGGTGGTCATTCGCTCTCTGACCAAGTTCTTTGCGATTCCCGGCATTCGCATCGGGTATGTGGCTGCGGCTGAACAAGCCATTCCAAAAATGCGCGAGTTGCAAATCCCGTGGTCGGTCAATACACTGGCGCAGGCGGCTGCCGCCGCGGGGCTGGCGGATGCGGATTTTCAGCGGTCCACGATCGAGTGGCTGCAGATCGAGAGGGAGTATCTGGCACAACGGCTGCGGGACAAGGGCTATCGGGTGGTGCCCTCCGATGCGAATTTTCTGCTCGTGCAACGGGACGACGTGGAAATCGGCAAGTGGTGGCCGAAACTGGCCGCGAAGGGGTTGTTTGTACGCGATTGCAGGTCGTTTGCGGGGCTGGATGGGACCTATTTTCGCATCGCGGTCCGTACGCGGGCAGAGAATCAACGGTTGCTGGATGCGCTGGAGTGATTCAAAAAGGCTGTTTTCACCCGTTTCATCCCGGTTTCCCCTCCTATCTGCATGCAACCTGCAAGAGAACCCCGGCCTGCTTGCCGGGGCCGTTTTTATTTTCCAAGCAGCTGTTTGATGTCGCGGATGACTTCCTCGTCCTTCACACCTGTGCTCATCACATATGAAGCGCGCATTTGATTTTTCTCATCGAGCAAAAACAGGCGGTCGTTGTGCATGATCTCGTGGCTCATCGTTTCTTCCGCCGATACGTGGAACTGCTGCATGACCGCGTCCGTTTGTTCTTTCGTGCCGCGCAGGAACACCCAGGTTTTCGGGTCCGCATCGAATTTTTTCGCAAATTGTTGGATGGCTTCCGGCGTATCGCGCTTCGGATCGACCGTGATCGAGATCAGTTTCACTTCAGCGTCGAGTCCCTGCTGTTTCAGTTTGCCGAGAATGTCCGCCATCCGCTTGGTTGTGATCGGGCACACATCCGGGCAGTTCGTATAGAAAAAGTACACCAGCTTCGCCTTGGCTTTCAGGTCGGAATCAAGTGACACCGGTCGTTTGTCGGCCGAGTTCTCCAGTGTAAAATTGGCGATTTGCCCCTGTGCCGGCAGCTCGCCGGTCGCTTGTCCAGCAGGCGTTCCGGAAGCAGTTCCCGCATGGTGATGGTCGCCGGAAGCGCTTTCTCCGCAAGCGGCAAGCCCGGTTCCGAGCACCAACGCAGCCAGTGCCAACAGAATCCTTTGCCTGGTATATCGACTGATACGAAACGGGTGCATCGTGTGATCCTCCATTCTGTCAACGTTCGTTTTTATCGTAACACAACGCAGGCGGAAAATCTGTTAAAATTGCTTGTCAAACCCGTCTTTCACTTTTTTGTCCGCGGCTCATATGATATACAAAATCAGCCTCTGGCAGCAGAAGGAGGGGGAGGCTGTGCCGGATGAAATCGTGATTTTTCGGAATGTGGCGGGGGATGTGTCGCGCGACGATTTTGTCAGGTGGAAACGGATGATCCACAAGTTGGGCCTGATGGTCGAGGAAAAAATGCGGGGCAAAATGATGGCGGTGTCGCTTTTACAAAATGAGGAAACGGTCACATTTTATGTATACGAGCAGGCGACATACTACCAACTGCACATCGACTACATGCGAATCAAAAAAGGCGATGGCCGCCTGGTACAAGCGATCGAATGGCTGATTGAAACGGCGCGATTGCGCGGAGAAAAATTCGGCACGAGCCGCAACGAGCTGTGGCGAACCCTGTATGTCAACGGATTGATCATGGACGAAGGACCGTTTATCGAACGCAAACTGCCGTCCGATTTCGACCTCCGGCTGACAAGGGAAGCGTTGATGGGTCATATCTATCTGATGATTGACAAATATATGGAAGCCCGCACGAGCGGCGATAGGTTGAAGGAAGAGGAGTACAGGAAAGTGCTGCAGGGGTTTGTGCAGGAACTGGCGAAAGTGGACGAGGTGCTGAAGTCGCAGAACCGGTCCTAGCTATTGAAATCGTCTGATCATCAGCAGCATTCCGTAAATTCCGGCGGCCAGCCCGACGAACAAACCGGTGATCAAAAATGCGGGCGACGTGCCGAAATGGTTGTCGGCCCATTTTCCCAGATAGACGCCGCCAAGCACGGACAGGGCCAGATCAGTCCCGATCGCAGACACCAACCCGATTGCCCGGAAAGGACTCTCTTTCTTGTCAGGTTGTTTCGGTGAGTGCATGGAAACACCTCCCAAAAAAATCCGAAAAAACCAATCCCATCAAAGTGAAGTGAGCCGGCCCAGCCGACTCTTTTTTTTACTGCGATCCGGAAGTTGGGAGATGCGACCGTTCCAGGTAATCGAGAAACAGTCTGCAAAAACTTTCCGAGAGGCTCGCATACAGCGTGGCGGCCCCTTTTTCAAACACTCCGCTGCGGTTGTAGACCCGAATCTTGTTGGTGATGATTTTATGCGTCCCTTTGTCATCCGGACGGCCGTCTGCCGTATCGCGCTGAATCAGTCCCAGAATATCTTCAAACAGAATGTGGTACGTCTGGTCTTCCCGCTGCAGGATAAACTCTTTCGTGGTCAGCTTGTAACTGATCCCTCTGCGGATTTCCGTCCGCTTGAGTTCGCCGGCAAGCGATTTGATCTGAATAAAACGGTTCATTGGCAGCCCCCTTCCCCAGCATACCACGTTTTGCGGCCGGCCGAAAGGTGTTGCCCGACGATTCCTGATGGCCAACGGATCCGCCTTACGAAACCGATCGAGAGTGGTAAAATAGGGGCAAGCGACTGCGAGAATTCCACTTGAACCGCGAACATTGCTCATGAACCGGAAAGGAGATGCAGGATGGCAGAAAATCGGGTCGATCGAATTGTACATACTTTGGTGGAGCTGGCGAACATCCCCAGCCCGTCGGGCTTCACGGAAGAGGTGATCGGATGGATCGAGCGGCAGATGTAGGAGTTATCGGCCTCGGTTCACAGTAACGGAGAGGGGGGCGCCAACGCGTATTGACCCCAAGATTGTCAAGACAGATGGGATGGCTTTTAAGAGAGAGTTTGTAAGACTTATAATTCAGACAACCATTGGTTACGCTGTGTTCTTTTGCATTTTCCATTCCCTGAATTCCAACGGCGAGCGATAGCCCAGAGCGGAATGTGGCCGCTCCGTGTTGTAAAAGTGAATGTAAGACTCAATCGCTGCCTTCGCCTCGGCAAAGCTGCTATACTCCTGCAGCCAGACCTCCTCTTCCTTCAATGACCGGAAGAATCGCTCGATGTATCCGTCCGCATCGGGGTTGTTGTACCCCGTCCGCTCGTGGTTGATTTGGCAGGCCTTCATTGCTTGGACGAACCGCCGACTTGTCATCTGGCAGCCATTGTCCGTTCGCAACGTCAAACCGGCACCTTGAACGCCGTTCGGGAAGCGGTAATTCAACGCCATATCCACAGCCTTCAACAGTTCCTCCGTACGGCAGAACCGGGAAAACGAGTACCCCACAATCTCCCGGTCATAGGCGTCAATCACGGCAAACAGATATCCCCAGCCGTCTTTCCCGCACCACACCTTCGTCATGTCGCACTGGAAATGCTCATTGGACCTGGCGACCGGTATCTTCCCCCGCCGTTTCGTTCGAGAAGCGCCCCGCCTCGGCGATTTCACCAGCAGCTCCATTTCCTTCATCAGCCGGTACACCCGTTTATGGTTCACCAGCAGGTTGTATCGGCGACGCAGCATGACCTGAATTCGCCGGTATCCGTACGTGGGGAACTCTTCGCACAGGTTCCGGATCCGCTGCTTGACCAAGGCGTCCTTGTCTACAGAAGGCCGCTTGGGTTTTGACACAGGCGGCTTCAGCAAGCTGTAACAGTACGTCCGATTCAGCCCTAACGCTTTTGCAATCACTGGGGCCGGAAACCCTTCTTTGGCGAGCTGACGGACCAAGGAACGGCTGTTTACTTCCGGCCCCAATTCGATTTTTTTCGCAACACGTCCACCTGAATGGTAAGTTCCCCGATCTTGGCCCGTGCCTCCTGCAGTTCCTTCTCCAACTCCTGCTCCCTCGTGGAGGGTCCGGACTGCAGTCCGGCTCGTCCACCGGCCAGAAACGCTTCACGCCACCTGTAATACAGACTCTGGGCCACGCCATGCCGCCGACATACTTCGCTGATGTTAGCGCCCGGCACCATTCCCTCGAGTACGATGTTCATCTTTTCGTCCACAGTCCACTTACGTCCCGGCATCATGAACACCTCGTCTTTATTTTAACTCATCCCTTCTGTCTGGGTTGACTCTGGGGCAAGTATACGTATCACTACGGCCTGCGCAAGAAGTTGGTGGATCTGGCGGAAAAAGAAGGAATTCCCTACAAACTGGACATCTACCCCTACTACGGTTCCGATGCATCGGCTGTGATGCGCGCCGGCCACTTCAGCAAAAATCGACATCCATCCGACCTGTGGATAAAGTTACCCACATTATACACAGCCAATACCGTTCAAAACACACACTTTAAACAGCGATCCGGTGAAAAATCCACAATTTGCTCACAGGTTATCCACTGCTTCTATGGATAACCGGGACGCTTGTCCCGCGAAGTTTGTCGATGCTACCCTGGGATACGAACAAGCTTTGGTGCGGGGGAAGGGAGTATGTGGATGTTAACTGACGATGAATTGTTGCACGCTTATCAACAAGCGGTTGAATTACAGTTGGACCACCATTTCATACAGTTGCTGCAGGAAGAGATCAACCGCCGCCAATTGGAAATGCACAACTTGGTTTGGGTGTCAGGTGCTGCCCGCGCTTGAACCGTACAACATGACCGGACTTGGGAGGAAAAGCCTCCCTTTTTTGTTAGTAAGGTTTTTTCAACTGCTTTTTATGGAATTCTTATCGCGTGACGACGGTATTACGAACCTCATTGCTCTCCATTATGTAAAACATAAAGAAGCGTTGAGCTAGGTCATGCCGTATGATGCGAGAAGAAATTTATTGGAGCGAATCGGTGGAGTGGAATCTTAAAATTCAACCATGTCCATATTCTGGTGGAATAGTAGGTCGGAAACTACGGAGTAACTAGGCTTCCTTGCAAGCGGTCAGCGGTTTTTTTGCACGTGGAATTCAAAGAGTTACAGCATCTTGTAGATGCGACTGGCGTTGTCACGCTTATGAAGTCTCAACACGCTTTCCGGTTAACGGAAGCCCTTTTTATTATGGAGATTCGTCTGAATTGGTCGAATTTTGAAGAAAAATATTTTTCCATCTCCACTTCTTTTACCCCCACAAAACTGACTGGTCATTCTGAAAACTATAACAGTGGGGATACAACAATTCCATTTGGAGGGATGGGTCATGCGAGGAAAAGCGTTATGTGGCGCCGTGTTTTCCGCATCGCTCCTGCTGGCCGGGTGGCTGCCTGCCGGGATCGCAGGAGCGGAAAGTACTGGCTTGCCCAGCCTAGGGTTGGCCAATCTGGGATTGGGCGGCAGCAGCACGCAGCAGGAGACGGGGGGCTCGGTCGGAGGAGGCGGATCGGTCGAAGTGGGAGGCGGTCTGGATCTCGGGCTGCCAAGCGGCACGCTTCCGTCTTTGCTGCCGCAGCCGGAAGTGCACCAGCCGTTTTTCGTCGGGTATCCGGACGGCAAATTTTACCCGACTCGACCTTTTACGCGGGCGGAAGCGGCCACTGTGGTGACGAAGGTAAAAAATCTGAAGTTTGACTCCGATCTGGAGAAACCGTACACGGATGTACCGAAAACGCATTGGGCTTACAAGTACATTACAAGCGTGACCAAAGCGGGGTATATGCGCGGGTACGGGGATGGCACGTTCCACCCGGATGAACCGATTACTCGCGCTGAGATGGTGGCACTGGTCATGGCCATTCGGATGATTCAGCCGATCCCGGGCCTGGAAGGGTTCTCGGATACGAGCCAGCACTGGGCTGGCGATTTGATTGCCACTGCCCGCTCGTTGGGGATGGTCAGCGGCGTGGGCAACAATCAGTTTAAGCCGGACGATGCGACCGAACGTCAGGTGGCGGCCATGATGTTCTGCGTGGCATTCCAACGCGGGCCGCTGAAAGACGGGGATGCGCAGGTGAAACAGCATTTCCCCGATGTGAAGCGGGATGATTGGTCGTTTGCCTGGGTGGAGGAAACGGCGGTCGAAGCGCATGAGTCGATTCGAAGCGGCCTTGAGGAAAAGCTGATTCGCTACCGACCGGATCTGACTCAAAAATGGTAAATGAAAACTGAAATTTTTGAAAAATGAGTGAACTTCACATGCAAAAATCGGCATGGATCAGCTTGGGTGCCGCAGGTGTGCTGGCAGTTCCCCTCGCGGCCTATGCGGCAGGAACGTCTTTTCAAGGCAAGGCAGAAGCGAATGGGAGCGGCGGCAGCAGCGGAGGCGATCCGTTGCAGCAGTTGTCCAGCCCGCTGGAACAAGGCAAACAGCAGTTGGAGCAAGGCCAACAGCAGTTGATGAACGGCCTGGAACAAGGCAAGCAACAACTGGAGCAAGGAAAGCATCGATTGAAATCGGCGTTGCCACAGCTGCACCCGCCGTCTGGCAATGCGTTGCCGTTTGACAATCCGTTGCCGGGCGGTGACCCGACCGAATCGCTGCAAAAAGGGGCCCGGCAGCTGCAGGAAGGCGTGCAGCAATTGCAGCAGTCGTTCCAGCAGGGGCAGCAACAGGTGCAGCAACTGGTGAGCGAGTTGCAGCAAAAATTGCAGGGCGGCAGCGTCCAGAGACCGGGCTTGCCGCTCCCGACCCCGCCGGGCGGCGGCAACGCATCCGCATCGGGTAGCGGGGCGCTGTCCGTGACACTGCCGGGCGTCGGTACCCTGTCTGCTGGCTTCAGTGGGCAGGGATCCCCACAAGGGTCAAGCGGTTCGTTCTATTTCACGCCGCCTGCGGGCAAATAACGACCGACAATGGAATGCCCGATACGCTGCCGATGAGAAAGATGGCTGTCGGATGGGAAAACGTCGCTTGGCGGAACAGCCCTGTCCCTGCTGCTCGAAACTCGCTGATGATGCTGAACAGGAAGCGTTTCCCTTGATGTCGCTACATGAACTTGTAGACCCTTCCGAACGCGGTTGATCGGTTTGCGCCGCTGGAAGGGTCTGTTTTTTGTTCGGAGGGAAATTGTTGGATAGACCCTGGCAAAAATGGAAATCCTGCTGAAGGAAAAGGCAGGAGGTTTTTGCGCGTGAACGATTGCGCTTTTTAATGGAGGGAGATGCAGCGTGAAA comes from Effusibacillus pohliae DSM 22757 and encodes:
- a CDS encoding S-layer homology domain-containing protein, with the protein product MRGKALCGAVFSASLLLAGWLPAGIAGAESTGLPSLGLANLGLGGSSTQQETGGSVGGGGSVEVGGGLDLGLPSGTLPSLLPQPEVHQPFFVGYPDGKFYPTRPFTRAEAATVVTKVKNLKFDSDLEKPYTDVPKTHWAYKYITSVTKAGYMRGYGDGTFHPDEPITRAEMVALVMAIRMIQPIPGLEGFSDTSQHWAGDLIATARSLGMVSGVGNNQFKPDDATERQVAAMMFCVAFQRGPLKDGDAQVKQHFPDVKRDDWSFAWVEETAVEAHESIRSGLEEKLIRYRPDLTQKW
- the sda gene encoding sporulation histidine kinase inhibitor Sda encodes the protein MWMLTDDELLHAYQQAVELQLDHHFIQLLQEEINRRQLEMHNLVWVSGAARA
- a CDS encoding IS3 family transposase — protein: MGPEVNSRSLVRQLAKEGFPAPVIAKALGLNRTYCYSLLKPPVSKPKRPSVDKDALVKQRIRNLCEEFPTYGYRRIQVMLRRRYNLLVNHKRVYRLMKEMELLVKSPRRGASRTKRRGKIPVARSNEHFQCDMTKVWCGKDGWGYLFAVIDAYDREIVGYSFSRFCRTEELLKAVDMALNYRFPNGVQGAGLTLRTDNGCQMTSRRFVQAMKACQINHERTGYNNPDADGYIERFFRSLKEEEVWLQEYSSFAEAKAAIESYIHFYNTERPHSALGYRSPLEFREWKMQKNTA
- a CDS encoding transposase encodes the protein MPGRKWTVDEKMNIVLEGMVPGANISEVCRRHGVAQSLYYRWREAFLAGGRAGLQSGPSTREQELEKELQEARAKIGELTIQVDVLRKKSNWGRK